In Macaca thibetana thibetana isolate TM-01 chromosome 8, ASM2454274v1, whole genome shotgun sequence, one DNA window encodes the following:
- the PURG gene encoding purine-rich element-binding protein gamma isoform X1, which produces MERARRRGGGGGRGRGGKNVGGSGLSKSRLYPQAQHSHYPHYAASATPNQAGGAAEIQELASKRVDIQKKRFYLDVKQSSRGRFLKIAEVWIGRGRQDNIRKSKLTLSLSVAAELKDCLGDFIEHYAHLGLKGHRQEHGHSKEQGSRRRQKHSAPSPPVSVGSEEHPHSVLKTDYIERDNRKYYLDLKENQRGRFLRIRQTMMRGTGMIGYFGHSLGQEQTIVLPAQGMIEFRDALVQLIEDYGEGDIEERRGGDDDPLELPEGTSFRVDNKRFYFDVGSNKYGIFLKVSEVRPPYRNTITVPFKAWTRFGENFIKYEEEMRKICNSHKEKRMDGRKASGEEQECLD; this is translated from the coding sequence ATGGAAAGAGCCAGGCGAAggggaggcggcggcggccgcggccGCGGAGGCAAGAATGTAGGGGGCTCTGGCCTAAGCAAGAGTAGACTCTATCCCCAGGCCCAGCACTCCCACTACCCCCACTACGCGGCCTCAGCCACCCCTAATCAGGCCGGGGGCGCAGCCGAAATCCAGGAGCTGGCCTCCAAACGAGTGGACATCCAGAAAAAGAGGTTTTACCTAGACGTGAAGCAAAGCTCCCGGGGCCGCTTCCTAAAGATAGCCGAAGTCTGGATAGGGAGAGGCCGGCAGGACAACATCAGAAAGAGTAAACTGACCCTCTCCCTGTCTGTGGCAGCGGAGCTGAAGGACTGTCTAGGGGACTTCATCGAGCACTATGCCCACCTGGGCCTGAAAGGCCACCGGCAAGAGCACGGCCACAGCAAAGAGCAAGGCTCCAGGAGGAGACAGAAGCACTCGGCACCCTCCCCACCAGTCTCGGTGGGGTCCGAAGAGCATCCTCACAGTGTCCTGAAAACAGACTATATCGAGAGGGACAATAGGAAATATTACCTAGACCTAAAGGAAAATCAGCGGGGTCGCTTCCTACGGATTAGACAAACGATGATGCGGGGGACTGGCATGATAGGTTATTTTGGCCACAGTTTGGGCCAAGAACAGACTATTGTCCTCCCAGCACAAGGAATGATTGAGTTTCGTGATGCCCTGGTTCAGCtgattgaagactatggcgaaggAGACATAGAAGAACGAAGAGGTGGAGACGATGACCCACTAGAACTCCCAGAGGGGACTTCTTTCAGAGTGGACAATAAAAGGTTCTACTTTGATGTGGGCTCTAATAAATATGGAATTTTCCTGAAGGTAAGTGAGGTGAGACCACCTTACCGTAATACTATTACTGTTCCATTCAAAGCTTGGACAAGGTTTGGGGAGAATTTTATCAAGTATGAAGAAGAGATGAGGAAAATTTGCAACAgccataaagaaaagagaatggatGGCAGAAAGGCCAGTGGTGAAGAACAAGAATGCCTCGACTAG
- the PURG gene encoding purine-rich element-binding protein gamma isoform X3, with the protein MERARRRGGGGGRGRGGKNVGGSGLSKSRLYPQAQHSHYPHYAASATPNQAGGAAEIQELASKRVDIQKKRFYLDVKQSSRGRFLKIAEVWIGRGRQDNIRKSKLTLSLSVAAELKDCLGDFIEHYAHLGLKGHRQEHGHSKEQGSRRRQKHSAPSPPVSVGSEEHPHSVLKTDYIERDNRKYYLDLKENQRGRFLRIRQTMMRGTGMIGYFGHSLGQEQTIVLPAQGMIEFRDALVQLIEDYGEGDIEERRGGDDDPLELPEGTSFRVDNKRFYFDVGSNKYGIFLKGFKGGEKTLGK; encoded by the coding sequence ATGGAAAGAGCCAGGCGAAggggaggcggcggcggccgcggccGCGGAGGCAAGAATGTAGGGGGCTCTGGCCTAAGCAAGAGTAGACTCTATCCCCAGGCCCAGCACTCCCACTACCCCCACTACGCGGCCTCAGCCACCCCTAATCAGGCCGGGGGCGCAGCCGAAATCCAGGAGCTGGCCTCCAAACGAGTGGACATCCAGAAAAAGAGGTTTTACCTAGACGTGAAGCAAAGCTCCCGGGGCCGCTTCCTAAAGATAGCCGAAGTCTGGATAGGGAGAGGCCGGCAGGACAACATCAGAAAGAGTAAACTGACCCTCTCCCTGTCTGTGGCAGCGGAGCTGAAGGACTGTCTAGGGGACTTCATCGAGCACTATGCCCACCTGGGCCTGAAAGGCCACCGGCAAGAGCACGGCCACAGCAAAGAGCAAGGCTCCAGGAGGAGACAGAAGCACTCGGCACCCTCCCCACCAGTCTCGGTGGGGTCCGAAGAGCATCCTCACAGTGTCCTGAAAACAGACTATATCGAGAGGGACAATAGGAAATATTACCTAGACCTAAAGGAAAATCAGCGGGGTCGCTTCCTACGGATTAGACAAACGATGATGCGGGGGACTGGCATGATAGGTTATTTTGGCCACAGTTTGGGCCAAGAACAGACTATTGTCCTCCCAGCACAAGGAATGATTGAGTTTCGTGATGCCCTGGTTCAGCtgattgaagactatggcgaaggAGACATAGAAGAACGAAGAGGTGGAGACGATGACCCACTAGAACTCCCAGAGGGGACTTCTTTCAGAGTGGACAATAAAAGGTTCTACTTTGATGTGGGCTCTAATAAATATGGAATTTTCCTGAAG